One window from the genome of Thiohalobacter sp. encodes:
- a CDS encoding thiazole synthase — protein sequence MSTDTPAHDDPLMIGGTAYRSRLLVGTGKYKDLEETRHAVEASGAEIITVAIRRTNIGQDPNEPSLLDVLPPDRYTYLPNTAGCYSAEDAIRTCRLARELLDGHDLVKLEVLGDEKTLFPDVIQTLEAAEVLIRDGFRVMVYTNDDPILAKRFEDMGCVAVMPLAAPIGSGLGIRNPYNILTIVENASVPILVDAGVGTASDAAIAMELGCDGVLMNTAIAGAQDPVLMASAMKKAIEAGREAFRAGRIPRKRFASASSPLDGMFL from the coding sequence ATGAGTACCGACACCCCCGCCCACGACGATCCGCTGATGATCGGCGGCACCGCCTACCGCTCGCGGCTGCTGGTGGGCACCGGCAAGTACAAGGATCTGGAAGAAACCCGCCATGCGGTCGAGGCCAGCGGCGCGGAGATCATCACCGTCGCCATCCGCCGCACCAACATCGGCCAGGATCCGAACGAGCCCAGCCTGCTGGACGTGCTGCCGCCGGACCGCTACACCTATCTGCCCAACACCGCCGGCTGCTACAGCGCCGAGGATGCCATCCGCACCTGCCGGCTGGCCCGGGAGCTGCTCGACGGCCACGACCTGGTGAAACTGGAAGTGCTCGGCGACGAGAAGACCCTGTTTCCCGACGTCATCCAGACCCTGGAGGCCGCCGAGGTGCTGATCCGCGACGGCTTCAGGGTCATGGTCTACACCAACGACGACCCCATCCTCGCGAAACGCTTCGAGGACATGGGCTGCGTCGCCGTGATGCCGCTGGCGGCACCCATCGGCTCCGGGCTCGGCATCCGCAATCCCTACAATATCCTCACCATTGTCGAAAATGCCTCGGTGCCGATCCTGGTCGACGCCGGTGTGGGCACCGCCTCCGACGCCGCCATCGCCATGGAACTCGGCTGCGACGGCGTGCTCATGAACACCGCCATTGCCGGTGCGCAGGACCCGGTGCTGATGGCCTCGGCCATGAAGAAGGCCATCGAGGCCGGCCGCGAGGCCTTCCGCGCCGGCCGCATTCCGCGCAAGCGCTTTGCCAGCGCCTCCTCGCCGCTGGACGGAATGTTTCTTTGA
- a CDS encoding mechanosensitive ion channel family protein: MFEELMPTLEVWLAALRQADTWWQMGVLLLAAGGAWLVNRTLGVQLRRGGEAAAEHHRLRELSLKAGRRILFPLSMLLGVFVGRAVLKRLELPAQLLDIAVPLLVSLAAIRTLVYALRKGFTPGPAVKAWENLIATSIWVLVALHLLGWLDPVMEALDGVAFELGKTRISLLAALKLVTLIGVLWVAAFWLSGAIERRMARSSYLSPAMRVGLSKISKVMLLTLAFLLALDAVGIDLTALTVFGGALGVGLGFGLQRIASNFISGFILIFDRSIRPGDVVSIGNKFGWVQELRARYIVVKDRDGVETLIPNENLVTSEVINWSYSDRNVRLKIPVQISYGDDPERAMAIMIEAARNTPRVLKDPPPVARLMAFGDNGIALELRVWINDPSNGISNVRSDVNLGIWHGFREAGITIPFPQRDLHVKGAVSVQSLGD; this comes from the coding sequence ATGTTCGAGGAACTGATGCCCACGCTGGAAGTCTGGCTGGCGGCCCTGCGCCAGGCCGACACCTGGTGGCAGATGGGCGTGCTGCTGCTCGCCGCCGGCGGTGCCTGGCTGGTCAACCGCACCCTGGGTGTCCAGCTGCGGCGGGGCGGCGAGGCGGCGGCCGAGCATCACCGGCTGCGCGAGCTGTCGCTGAAGGCGGGGCGGCGCATCCTGTTTCCACTGTCCATGCTGCTCGGTGTGTTCGTGGGGCGCGCTGTGCTCAAGCGCCTGGAACTGCCGGCCCAGCTCCTGGACATTGCCGTGCCGCTGCTGGTGTCGCTGGCCGCCATCCGCACCCTGGTCTATGCGCTGCGCAAGGGCTTCACTCCGGGGCCCGCGGTGAAGGCCTGGGAGAACCTGATCGCCACCAGCATCTGGGTGCTGGTGGCCCTGCATCTGCTCGGCTGGCTCGACCCGGTGATGGAGGCACTCGATGGCGTGGCCTTCGAGCTGGGCAAGACCCGCATCTCCCTGCTGGCGGCGCTGAAGCTGGTGACCCTGATCGGCGTGCTCTGGGTAGCCGCCTTCTGGTTGTCCGGCGCCATCGAGCGGCGCATGGCACGGTCGAGCTATCTCAGCCCGGCCATGCGCGTCGGGCTGTCCAAGATCAGCAAAGTGATGCTGCTGACCCTGGCCTTCCTGCTGGCACTGGACGCGGTCGGCATCGACCTGACTGCGCTCACCGTGTTCGGCGGTGCGCTGGGTGTCGGTCTCGGCTTTGGCCTGCAGCGGATCGCCAGCAACTTCATCAGCGGCTTCATCCTCATCTTCGACCGCTCCATCCGGCCGGGTGACGTGGTCAGCATCGGCAACAAGTTCGGCTGGGTACAGGAGCTGCGCGCGCGCTACATCGTGGTCAAGGACCGCGATGGCGTGGAAACCCTCATACCCAACGAGAACCTGGTCACCTCGGAGGTGATCAACTGGAGCTACTCGGATCGCAACGTGCGCCTCAAGATCCCGGTGCAGATCAGCTATGGCGACGATCCGGAGCGGGCGATGGCAATCATGATCGAGGCCGCGCGCAACACGCCGCGCGTGCTCAAGGACCCGCCGCCGGTCGCGCGGCTGATGGCGTTCGGCGACAACGGTATCGCGCTGGAGCTGCGGGTCTGGATCAACGATCCGTCGAATGGCATCAGCAATGTGCGATCGGATGTGAACCTGGGCATCTGGCACGGCTTCCGGGAGGCCGGTATCACCATTCCCTTCCCGCAGCGCGACCTGCATGTGAAGGGGGCGGTCAGCGTCCAGTCGCTCGGCGACTGA
- the thiS gene encoding sulfur carrier protein ThiS → MEILLNGEPREIDDTTTAQQLIEQLGLAERRLAVEVNREILPRSRFAEHRFQPGDRVEIVQAIGGG, encoded by the coding sequence ATGGAAATCCTGCTCAACGGCGAGCCGCGCGAGATCGACGACACCACCACCGCGCAGCAGCTCATCGAGCAACTGGGGCTGGCGGAGCGACGTCTGGCGGTGGAAGTCAACCGAGAGATTCTCCCCCGCAGCCGTTTCGCCGAACACCGCTTCCAGCCGGGCGACCGGGTCGAGATCGTCCAGGCCATCGGCGGCGGCTGA